GTGCGTTAGGCCCCTCAGAGCACCGTCGATCAACCCCTCCAAGGAGACCATCGTGGTTCCCACCCGCGCTTCGCGTCGGTCCTTCATCGCCCTCGCCACCGCAACCCCGCTGGTCGCCACGGTCCTCGCCTCGTGCGGGGACTCCGGCCCGGGAGGATCGTCGGGCTCCGACGGCGCGACCGACTGGATCCTCACCGACACCCCGAAACAGGGCATCCGTCAGGAGGCCGTGGACGACTGGAACAAGGCGCACAGCGACCAGAAGATCACCACCAGCGCGTTCCAGAACGACGCCTACAAGGCCAAGATCAAGACCGCCATCGGCGCCGGTCAGGCCCCAACGATCATCTTCGGCTGGGGCGGCGGCACGCTGCGCAACTACGCCGAGTCCAAGCTGGTGGACGACCTGACCCCGTGGCTGACGGAGAACTCCGCGGTCAAGGACCGTCTGTTCGACGCGGCCTTCGCCGCCGGAACCGTCGACGACAAGATCTACGGCCTCCCGACCGAGACTGTCCAGCCGCTGGTGTTCTTCTACAACAAGAAGCTCTTCAAGCAGATCAGCGCCGAGCCGCCCACCACGTGGGACGAGCTGATGGCCCTCGTGCCGAAGTTCAACGCCGCCGGGATCGCCCCGATCTCCCTGGGCGGGCAGTCGCGCTGGACGAACATGATGTGGCTGGAGATGCTCTTCGACCGCATCGGCGGGCCGGAGCTGTTCGAGTCCATCTACAACGGCACCCCGAACTGGACCGACCCGGCCGCGATCGACGCCCTCACCAAGGTGCAGGACCTCGTCAAGGCCGACGGCTTCATCAAGGGCTTCGCGTCCATCACGGCCGACTCCAACGCCGACCAGGCGCTGCTGTACACCGACAAGGCCGCCATGATGCTGCACGGCACCTGGACCTACGGCGGGATGAAGACCGACGGTGGCGACTTCGTCTCCAGCGGGAACCTCGGCTACATGAACTTCCCGGCCGTCGCCGGTGGCAAGGGCGACCCGACGAACACCTTCGGCAACCCGGCGCAGTACGTGTCGATCTCCTCCAAGGCCACCCAGGCGGCCAAGGACGTCGCGCTGGCCTTCTTTAAGGACGGCCTGCTGCAGGACAAGGAGGCTGAGGCGTACATCACCGAGGCCGGCGAGGTCCCGATCGTCAAGGGCATCGACTCCAAGTTCGCCGGCATGGACGACGAGGAGTGGCTGAAGTTCACCTACGACCTCGCCACCAACGCGCCGTCGTTCGCGCAGTCGTGGGACCAGGCCCTGTCCCCGACCGAGGCCGAGACCCTGCTGGACAACATCGAGAAGCTGTTTGGCCTCGCGATCACCCCGCAGGAGTTCGCCTCGAACATGAACGCGGCGATCGGCTCGTGAGCGCGTCCGTGAGCGCGGCGCCCAGCCCGACCCCGGTGAAGGCCCGCTCGACGGCGAGCACGTCGACGGGTCGACTGGGATGGCTGGTGCTGCCGGCGCTGCTGTTCTTCGTCGCCTTCGCCGTGGTTCCCCTGATCGGGGTGTTCGTCCTCAGCTTCACGTCGTGGGACGGCATCGGGGCGATCTCCTTCACCGGGCTCGCGAGCTGGACCGCCGTGCTCACGGACCCCGGTCTCGGCCACGCGTTGTGGGTGACCTTCCAGGTGATCGTGCTGTCCTGGATCGCCCAGACGCCGCTCTCGATCCTGCTCGGTGTGTTCATCTCCGGTCACCAGAAGTACCGGGGGCTCCTGGCGGTCCTGTTCTTCCTCCCGCTGCTCCTGTCGGCCGCG
The sequence above is a segment of the Kineococcus rhizosphaerae genome. Coding sequences within it:
- a CDS encoding extracellular solute-binding protein gives rise to the protein MVPTRASRRSFIALATATPLVATVLASCGDSGPGGSSGSDGATDWILTDTPKQGIRQEAVDDWNKAHSDQKITTSAFQNDAYKAKIKTAIGAGQAPTIIFGWGGGTLRNYAESKLVDDLTPWLTENSAVKDRLFDAAFAAGTVDDKIYGLPTETVQPLVFFYNKKLFKQISAEPPTTWDELMALVPKFNAAGIAPISLGGQSRWTNMMWLEMLFDRIGGPELFESIYNGTPNWTDPAAIDALTKVQDLVKADGFIKGFASITADSNADQALLYTDKAAMMLHGTWTYGGMKTDGGDFVSSGNLGYMNFPAVAGGKGDPTNTFGNPAQYVSISSKATQAAKDVALAFFKDGLLQDKEAEAYITEAGEVPIVKGIDSKFAGMDDEEWLKFTYDLATNAPSFAQSWDQALSPTEAETLLDNIEKLFGLAITPQEFASNMNAAIGS